In the Patescibacteria group bacterium genome, ATTTAACGGGGTTGCACCTCTTTCCATGACGGCAAGCCGACGCTAACATCAATTGTCTCGGTTTTGCTGCAATAATAGCCGTCGCTGTCAGTTACCCTAAGAGTTACGGGGTGGCTTCCCGGAGAAGAAAAGATGATGGTCGGAGTGGAGGTGGCGGGGTCGTCAATTGAACTGTCGGGAGCTATCCACAGCAGGCTGGATATCGTGGAACCTCCGTAAACTACCGAACTGTGAGAAAATTTTATTTCCTCGTTTTCACTCGGATTTGCCGGAGACCAGGCGAAATCAACATCCGGCAACTCATGCTTATAGGTGGTAAAAGGAGGACCGGCAACAAGGCTGGAAGATATATCCGTATTGTCCCAAACCTTTACCCACCAATAATACGTCTGGTCATAATCCAATATGTCGGGACCGGCTGAATATTGGCTGGCGCCCTCGCTTATCTTTCCTGTGTCAACAAGCGGGTCGCCGGGATCGCTGTCATCATCAATTATTATCTGATAAGCGCCCTGGGAAGCTCCTTCGTCAGGATCGCTGAATTCCCAGCGCAGGAATGCCTGCCTGGCGTAAAGAGAACAAGCCTGCGCGTAAGTCCAGTTCGGAGCAGTTGGATTTTGAGCTTGCGGCGGCGCGTTCAATGAGGAATAAACTTTATAGCTATGCCCGCTGCAGCCGCCGGCCCCGGCGTCGGCGCAATTGAAACTAATCCAGCCAATGCCGGCGCCATCTTCTTCTCCGCCATTCCAGGCCCAGCCGCTAAAATCGCCTGTCTCTGAATTTAGGAAAACTCCGAAACTGATTTCCTCAAAATCTACGGGGAAATTCAACGGAAACTCCAATGGCATTTCCCCTTCGTCCGAAACATTGAAATTTATCCAGCCGTCGTCGCCTAAAACCAAGATCTTGGCCCAGCCGGTTATTTTTCCGGTGGCGCTATCATAATTAGCTATGGTGGTTTCTCCCGCGCCCGCATACGGCTCGGCCGGAGGAATGCCCGTATCGCCTCTGTTAAAGCTGATCCAGCCGATATTTTCGCTCCAGGCATGGCCGGAAAAATTCCCCGTAATGGGATCTATGTTAACGCCGTAATCAACCGTCAAGCAGGAATTGTTATTAGAACAATTAAAGCTGATCCAGCCGATATTTTCGCTCCAGGCATAACCGGCAACATTATTGCCGCCTTCGGCCCGGGCGACCCCTTCTTTGTCTTTAAATTCAAAATAAGTGATTAAAATCGCCGAACCAATGCCGATTATTAGCATAACTACCAGTATCAGCCAGGTTTTTAATTTTAAATAGTCTCTCATAATATTATTAAATATTTTTATAATTACCCCAAAAACAAGCGCAATAGACCGCCTCAAAACTTATCTCAATAAACAACAAGCCCTGTAGGCAATAGAATAATTTGCACTGTCATACGGCTCCCATACACACCAGGAATCAACACTGGTCCAGCCAGCAGGGCAAGAAGGATAAGAGGCGCAATTATTATTGATGTGATCTCCTGCGCTTT is a window encoding:
- a CDS encoding PKD domain-containing protein, whose translation is MRDYLKLKTWLILVVMLIIGIGSAILITYFEFKDKEGVARAEGGNNVAGYAWSENIGWISFNCSNNNSCLTVDYGVNIDPITGNFSGHAWSENIGWISFNRGDTGIPPAEPYAGAGETTIANYDSATGKITGWAKILVLGDDGWINFNVSDEGEMPLEFPLNFPVDFEEISFGVFLNSETGDFSGWAWNGGEEDGAGIGWISFNCADAGAGGCSGHSYKVYSSLNAPPQAQNPTAPNWTYAQACSLYARQAFLRWEFSDPDEGASQGAYQIIIDDDSDPGDPLVDTGKISEGASQYSAGPDILDYDQTYYWWVKVWDNTDISSSLVAGPPFTTYKHELPDVDFAWSPANPSENEEIKFSHSSVVYGGSTISSLLWIAPDSSIDDPATSTPTIIFSSPGSHPVTLRVTDSDGYYCSKTETIDVSVGLPSWKEVQPR